Proteins encoded by one window of Actinocorallia herbida:
- a CDS encoding cytochrome P450, translating to MPVQTVAHVMAAARIGTRGTTPHVMKEPAVSRDWKALDNNILNAAWYTTPAYHDAFKALRDEDPVHWAEDESFGRNYWVLSRHEDVKNYLLDHGRFSSRWDTRVPRSPKRRTPEEQHAQGWDINVATIDPPLHTAYRRPINKHFSVPAIKKLGHDVTAIVDEIIADAAPRGQVDLVEDLCAELPVRVILRMLGVPKEDWPMLREASWQWLAAADPRWTIDGDPVKTSLHGQKRLIDYCTDLALDRRKNPKDDFATIVGNLEMDGDPLSIHEMRVWFVTLIGGGLETTRNAAAVALWLFMANPDQRELLMNDPDLVNPMIEEALRWTTPAKNRLRIANEDLDLHGRRIRAGDWVIGLLASANKDETVFPDPHRFDITRTPNDHLALGTGIHLCLGRGLARLELATLIPRVLKAFPDLHRTEAGEPDWIADTSVTGFTRMPVAFTPTDDPARLLGRA from the coding sequence ATGCCTGTCCAGACTGTGGCCCACGTCATGGCCGCGGCCCGGATCGGGACCCGCGGCACCACCCCGCACGTCATGAAGGAGCCCGCCGTGAGCAGGGATTGGAAGGCTCTCGACAACAACATCCTCAACGCCGCCTGGTACACCACCCCCGCCTATCACGACGCGTTCAAAGCGCTGCGCGACGAGGACCCGGTGCACTGGGCCGAGGACGAGAGCTTCGGCCGGAACTACTGGGTGCTGAGCAGGCACGAGGACGTCAAGAACTACCTGCTGGACCACGGGAGGTTCAGCTCCCGCTGGGACACCCGGGTGCCGCGCAGCCCGAAGCGCCGCACCCCGGAGGAGCAGCACGCCCAGGGCTGGGACATCAATGTCGCCACGATCGACCCGCCGCTGCACACCGCCTACCGCAGGCCGATCAACAAGCACTTCAGCGTGCCCGCGATCAAGAAGCTGGGCCACGACGTCACCGCGATCGTCGACGAGATCATCGCCGACGCCGCGCCGCGCGGCCAGGTCGACCTCGTGGAGGACCTCTGCGCCGAACTGCCCGTGCGCGTCATCCTGAGGATGCTCGGCGTCCCCAAGGAGGACTGGCCGATGCTGCGCGAGGCTTCCTGGCAGTGGCTGGCCGCCGCCGACCCGCGCTGGACGATCGACGGCGACCCGGTCAAGACCTCGCTGCACGGCCAGAAGCGCCTCATCGACTACTGCACCGACCTGGCTCTGGACCGGCGGAAGAACCCCAAGGACGACTTCGCCACGATCGTCGGCAACCTCGAGATGGACGGCGACCCGCTCAGCATCCATGAGATGCGCGTCTGGTTCGTGACCCTCATCGGCGGCGGCCTGGAGACCACCCGCAACGCCGCGGCGGTCGCCCTGTGGCTGTTCATGGCGAACCCCGACCAGCGCGAGCTGCTGATGAACGACCCCGATCTGGTGAACCCCATGATCGAGGAGGCGCTGCGCTGGACGACCCCGGCCAAGAACCGGCTGCGCATCGCGAACGAGGACCTCGACCTGCACGGCCGGCGGATCCGCGCGGGCGACTGGGTGATCGGGCTGCTCGCCTCGGCCAACAAGGACGAGACGGTCTTTCCCGACCCGCACCGGTTCGACATCACCCGCACCCCCAACGACCACCTGGCGCTCGGCACCGGCATCCACCTGTGCCTGGGCCGCGGCCTCGCCCGGCTGGAGCTGGCCACCCTGATCCCGCGGGTGCTGAAGGCCTTCCCCGACCTGCACCGGACCGAAGCCGGCGAGCCCGACTGGATCGCCGACACCAGCGTCACCGGCTTCACCCGGATGCCCGTGGCCTTCACCCCCACCGACGACCCCGCCCGCCTTCTCGGGCGCGCCTGA
- a CDS encoding mycofactocin-coupled SDR family oxidoreductase — protein MAGRMEGKVAFITGAARGQGRSHAVRFAEEGADIIAVDLCEDIASVPYPLATEEDLKETVRLVEATGRRIHAVKADVRDIDGLRKALDEGVAALGRLDFVSANAGIVSGFVKADVLEQQTWLDMIDVNLTGVWNTCKIAIPHLKAAGAGSMVLTSSVMGLSVAENTVHYATAKHGVVGLMKALALELAPHRIRVNSVHPTTLASDMTFNQPTYDIFRPDLEQPTKEDFLVAAATLNPMPGDLIEDIDITNALLFLASDEARYITGVALPVDAGNLL, from the coding sequence ATGGCCGGACGCATGGAGGGCAAGGTCGCTTTCATCACCGGGGCGGCCCGCGGGCAGGGCCGCAGCCACGCGGTGCGGTTCGCCGAGGAGGGCGCCGACATCATCGCGGTCGACCTCTGTGAGGACATCGCGTCGGTGCCGTACCCGCTGGCGACCGAGGAGGACCTGAAGGAGACCGTCCGCCTCGTCGAGGCCACGGGCCGCCGGATCCACGCGGTGAAGGCGGACGTCCGTGACATCGACGGCCTCAGGAAGGCCCTCGACGAGGGCGTCGCGGCCCTCGGCAGGCTCGACTTCGTCAGCGCCAACGCGGGCATCGTCAGCGGCTTCGTGAAGGCCGACGTGCTGGAGCAGCAGACCTGGCTCGACATGATCGACGTCAACCTGACCGGCGTCTGGAACACCTGCAAGATCGCCATCCCGCACCTCAAGGCCGCGGGCGCGGGCTCGATGGTGCTCACCAGCTCGGTGATGGGCCTGTCGGTCGCGGAGAACACCGTGCACTACGCGACGGCCAAGCACGGCGTCGTCGGCCTCATGAAGGCGCTCGCGCTGGAGCTCGCGCCGCATCGGATCCGGGTCAACAGCGTCCACCCGACGACGCTGGCCAGCGACATGACCTTCAACCAGCCGACCTACGACATCTTCCGCCCCGACCTGGAGCAGCCCACCAAGGAGGACTTCCTGGTCGCCGCCGCCACGCTCAACCCGATGCCCGGCGACCTCATCGAGGACATCGACATCACCAACGCGCTGCTGTTCCTGGCCTCCGACGAGGCCCGCTACATCACCGGCGTGGCCCTGCCCGTCGACGCCGGCAACCTGCTCTAA
- a CDS encoding aldehyde dehydrogenase family protein — translation MTHPYRFTIGGAQVSGEQTFDVVNPSTGEVFAQAPAATAAHVDAAFDAAQRAFPAWAADAAARRKALHAVADATEAAVDEVAHVLSLENGKPFTDSQWEIKAAAAWFRYYADFELAPEEIVQDGYRATVFRRPLGVVAAIKPWNTPLIQFAWPVAPALRAGNTIVLKPSPFTPLSTLLLAERVAGAAPAGVINVVAGPDPLGAALTGHPVPRKVSFTGSTATGRKVAQAAAADLKRFTLELGGNDAALVLPDADIATVAPGVFWAAFMNNGQICGAVKRVYVHESRQAELVEALADIARSVKIGEPWDEGVQLGPVSTRPQFERVTSLLSDALANGARAASGGAPLDRPGFFLPPTILDHVDDGLAIVDEEQFGPVLPVVSYQTVDDAVARANNSPYGLDASVWGADTELATRVATRLEAGVVTVNQHSFGARPDLPYGGHKASGFGVENGHWGIEEYTQIQAIGNPEAAPRPSSD, via the coding sequence ATGACCCACCCCTACCGTTTCACCATCGGCGGCGCACAGGTCTCCGGTGAGCAGACCTTCGACGTCGTCAACCCGAGCACCGGCGAGGTGTTCGCCCAGGCGCCCGCCGCCACCGCGGCGCACGTGGACGCGGCCTTCGACGCCGCGCAGCGGGCGTTCCCCGCCTGGGCCGCCGACGCCGCGGCCCGCCGCAAGGCGCTGCACGCCGTCGCCGACGCGACCGAGGCCGCCGTCGACGAGGTCGCGCACGTCCTCTCGCTGGAGAACGGCAAGCCGTTCACCGACTCCCAGTGGGAGATCAAGGCGGCCGCCGCGTGGTTCCGCTACTACGCGGACTTCGAGCTGGCGCCCGAGGAGATCGTCCAGGACGGCTACCGCGCGACGGTCTTCCGGCGGCCCCTCGGCGTCGTCGCGGCGATCAAGCCGTGGAACACGCCGCTCATCCAGTTCGCCTGGCCGGTGGCGCCGGCGCTGCGCGCGGGCAACACCATCGTGCTCAAGCCGTCGCCGTTCACCCCGCTGTCGACGCTGCTGCTCGCCGAGCGCGTCGCCGGCGCGGCCCCGGCCGGGGTGATCAACGTCGTCGCCGGGCCCGACCCGCTGGGCGCCGCGCTCACCGGGCACCCGGTGCCGCGCAAGGTCAGCTTCACCGGCTCCACGGCGACCGGCCGGAAGGTGGCCCAGGCCGCCGCGGCCGACCTGAAGAGGTTCACCCTCGAGCTCGGCGGCAACGACGCGGCCCTGGTGCTGCCCGACGCGGACATCGCGACGGTCGCGCCCGGGGTCTTCTGGGCGGCGTTCATGAACAACGGCCAGATCTGCGGTGCCGTCAAGCGCGTGTACGTGCACGAGAGCAGGCAGGCCGAACTCGTCGAAGCCCTCGCGGACATTGCACGGTCCGTGAAGATCGGCGAGCCGTGGGACGAGGGCGTCCAGCTCGGCCCGGTCTCCACCCGGCCGCAGTTCGAGCGGGTCACCTCCCTGCTGTCCGACGCCCTGGCGAACGGCGCCCGCGCGGCCTCCGGCGGGGCGCCCCTGGACCGGCCCGGCTTCTTCCTCCCTCCGACGATCCTCGACCACGTCGACGACGGCCTGGCCATCGTCGACGAGGAGCAGTTCGGCCCGGTGCTCCCCGTCGTCTCCTACCAGACCGTGGACGACGCGGTGGCCCGCGCCAACAACTCCCCGTACGGCCTGGACGCCTCGGTCTGGGGCGCCGACACCGAACTGGCGACCCGCGTCGCGACCCGGCTGGAGGCCGGCGTCGTCACGGTGAACCAGCACTCGTTCGGCGCCCGCCCCGACCTGCCCTACGGCGGCCACAAGGCCAGTGGCTTCGGCGTCGAGAACGGGCACTGGGGCATCGAGGAGTACACCCAGATCCAGGCCATCGGCAACCCCGAGGCCGCCCCCCGCCCGTCCTCCGACTGA
- a CDS encoding 2Fe-2S iron-sulfur cluster-binding protein → MPIIRFTSEDRVHEVDAREGESLMQAAVRTGVPGIIGECGGELSCATCHVALADGWAAKCPEPSADERDLLDAVDGVRPESRLGCQIRMSAALDGLEAEVVPE, encoded by the coding sequence ATGCCCATCATCCGTTTCACGTCCGAAGACCGCGTCCACGAGGTCGACGCCCGCGAGGGCGAGTCGCTCATGCAGGCGGCGGTCCGCACCGGTGTCCCCGGGATCATCGGCGAGTGCGGCGGCGAACTGTCCTGCGCGACCTGCCATGTCGCCCTCGCCGACGGCTGGGCCGCGAAGTGCCCCGAGCCGTCCGCCGACGAGCGGGACCTGCTCGACGCCGTCGACGGCGTCCGGCCGGAGAGCCGCCTCGGCTGCCAGATCAGGATGAGCGCCGCACTCGACGGACTCGAAGCCGAGGTCGTTCCCGAATGA